One Streptomyces coeruleorubidus DNA segment encodes these proteins:
- a CDS encoding RICIN domain-containing protein yields MHTVIGRPGSWHRKLAGPLVAGALLLSALLTPSAASAAETPGATLINEAFEAQTDPANFGFPVGAGIGNGVLSVTQNMGNYTTSVRPFVSSTLHEKTLDLRFDWKTDIASTAMKTGMELRDDSGRLVFGIAATAAELRYAVTGPDSDSTSAPDSLNPTWTKIAFDRTKWYTVDLHMDFTLGKVQYAIISKEAAPRVMASGTGGITGKNLAKLVACNYYGTGKQSIDNFRLVRPANSAYGSLAGKSVYAFGDSIVFGHQYSRSFLNFVSEREGMTLTKYARNGATVGPAPNASGGQIITQVRSASSQAPDFVVFDGGTNDAIEIHDNLTYAIGTVSGSKDPTTFNTGTYAGALENTIYTMRQKWPAAQLVYVAAHKMGSRDWDTQLALRQINLQAALKWGVAVADVFANTTLDTRVDAQRVAYTFDGLVNGYPGSGGSGTHPNISGITDFYVPELTAQLSQLIPTTMKARHSGKCVDVAGSSTADGAAVQQLSCQGGDNQQWRLRSVGEGYYQIVAQHSGKCLDVSSASTANGAAVIQWTCKGSTNQQWQLQDAGSGYVELVARHSGKCLDVTSASTADGARLQQFDCLGGQNQQWSLAL; encoded by the coding sequence GTGCACACCGTCATAGGCAGACCGGGCTCCTGGCACCGAAAGTTGGCCGGCCCCCTCGTCGCCGGAGCCCTGCTCCTGTCGGCCCTCCTCACTCCTTCCGCCGCCTCGGCCGCGGAAACCCCCGGCGCGACGCTGATCAACGAGGCTTTCGAGGCCCAGACCGATCCCGCGAACTTCGGATTCCCGGTCGGAGCCGGGATCGGCAACGGCGTTCTGAGCGTCACGCAGAACATGGGCAACTACACGACTTCCGTGCGACCGTTCGTGTCGTCGACCCTGCACGAGAAGACGCTGGATCTGCGCTTCGACTGGAAGACGGACATCGCCAGCACCGCGATGAAAACCGGTATGGAACTGCGCGACGACAGCGGACGGCTCGTCTTCGGGATCGCCGCGACCGCCGCTGAACTCCGCTACGCCGTGACCGGGCCCGACTCGGACTCCACCTCCGCCCCGGACTCGCTCAACCCCACCTGGACCAAGATCGCTTTCGACCGGACCAAGTGGTACACGGTCGATCTGCACATGGACTTCACCCTCGGCAAGGTCCAGTACGCGATCATCAGCAAGGAGGCCGCGCCGAGAGTGATGGCCTCCGGGACGGGGGGCATCACGGGCAAGAACCTCGCCAAGCTCGTCGCCTGCAACTACTACGGAACCGGCAAGCAGTCGATCGACAACTTCCGGCTGGTCCGGCCCGCTAACTCCGCCTATGGATCCCTCGCCGGCAAATCCGTCTACGCTTTCGGCGACAGCATCGTCTTCGGGCACCAGTACTCGCGCAGCTTCCTGAACTTCGTCTCCGAACGTGAGGGAATGACGCTGACGAAGTACGCCAGGAACGGCGCGACCGTGGGTCCGGCGCCCAACGCCAGCGGTGGGCAGATCATCACTCAGGTACGGTCGGCCAGCTCACAGGCGCCCGATTTCGTCGTCTTCGACGGTGGCACGAACGACGCCATCGAGATCCACGACAATCTGACGTACGCGATCGGCACCGTCAGCGGCTCCAAGGATCCCACCACGTTCAACACGGGCACCTACGCCGGTGCTCTGGAGAACACCATCTACACGATGCGGCAGAAGTGGCCGGCCGCCCAACTCGTGTACGTGGCCGCCCACAAGATGGGCTCGCGTGACTGGGACACCCAGCTCGCCCTGCGCCAGATCAACCTGCAGGCCGCCCTGAAGTGGGGCGTTGCGGTCGCCGACGTCTTCGCGAACACGACGCTCGACACCCGTGTCGACGCCCAACGAGTGGCGTACACCTTCGACGGCCTCGTCAACGGCTACCCGGGCAGTGGCGGCAGTGGCACCCATCCGAACATCTCCGGCATCACCGATTTCTACGTGCCGGAGCTGACCGCCCAGCTGTCCCAACTCATCCCGACGACGATGAAGGCGCGACACTCGGGCAAGTGCGTCGACGTGGCCGGCTCCTCGACCGCCGACGGGGCCGCGGTACAGCAGTTGAGCTGCCAGGGCGGCGACAACCAGCAGTGGCGGTTGCGGAGCGTCGGTGAGGGCTACTACCAGATCGTCGCCCAGCACTCCGGGAAGTGCCTGGACGTGTCCTCGGCCTCGACGGCCAATGGTGCTGCGGTCATCCAGTGGACCTGCAAGGGCAGCACCAACCAGCAGTGGCAGCTGCAGGATGCCGGCAGCGGCTACGTCGAACTCGTCGCCCGCCACTCCGGGAAGTGCCTGGACGTGACCTCGGCTTCGACCGCGGACGGGGCCCGTCTGCAGCAGTTCGACTGCTTGGGCGGTCAGAACCAGCAGTGGAGCCTGGCGCTCTGA
- a CDS encoding RICIN domain-containing protein, translating into MRRAWLLALTLFIALLPQTFLTGSAHAATVTIANATQFTDTTGAVVHAHGGGVIKVGSYYYWFGENRNEDNTFRYVSAYRSTDLKRWEFRRHVLTQATDPELAVANIERPKVIFNSTTGKFVMWMHKENGSDYNQARAAVAVSDTVDGDYTWQGSFRPLGYMSRDITLFRDDDGTGYMISAANNNRDLHVYRLSADYLTVESRVQLLWPGQLREAPAMFKRNGVYFLLTSGATGWNPNQQKYATASSVTGTWSEPQNIGDSTAYGSQTAYVLPVQGTSGTEYLYMGDRWGNSFAQNVNASKYVWLPLEFPTDTTMTMDWFPQLSIDTATGKVDGVGGPWETLAARHSGKCVDVPSRSVDNGIQLTQYTCNGGMNQAWWFKDLGSGYVQLMAKHSGKCMDVADNSTADGNKIIQWPCSSGSNQQWQLQDAGDGYVRLVSRLSGKCLEVSAASTTNGAKLVQFTCGTGTHQQFKRGA; encoded by the coding sequence ATGCGCCGCGCTTGGCTCCTGGCCCTCACCCTGTTCATCGCCCTGCTGCCGCAGACGTTTCTGACCGGCAGCGCACACGCGGCGACTGTCACTATCGCAAACGCCACCCAGTTCACCGACACCACGGGTGCGGTGGTGCACGCCCACGGTGGTGGCGTGATCAAGGTCGGCTCGTACTACTACTGGTTCGGTGAGAACCGCAACGAGGACAACACCTTCCGGTACGTCTCCGCGTACCGCTCGACCGACCTGAAGAGGTGGGAGTTCAGACGCCACGTCCTGACCCAGGCGACCGACCCCGAGCTGGCCGTCGCCAACATCGAGCGGCCCAAGGTGATTTTCAACAGCACCACCGGCAAGTTCGTGATGTGGATGCACAAGGAGAACGGCAGCGACTACAACCAGGCCCGCGCGGCCGTCGCCGTCTCCGACACCGTCGACGGCGACTACACCTGGCAGGGCAGCTTCCGCCCGCTGGGCTACATGTCCCGTGACATCACGCTGTTCCGGGACGACGACGGCACCGGCTACATGATCTCCGCGGCCAACAACAACCGCGACCTGCACGTCTACCGCCTCAGCGCCGACTACCTGACCGTCGAGAGCCGGGTCCAGCTGCTGTGGCCGGGCCAACTGCGTGAGGCCCCGGCGATGTTCAAGCGCAACGGCGTCTACTTCCTGCTCACCTCCGGCGCCACCGGCTGGAACCCCAACCAGCAGAAGTACGCCACCGCCAGCAGCGTCACCGGCACCTGGAGCGAGCCACAGAACATCGGCGACTCCACCGCGTACGGCTCCCAGACCGCCTACGTCCTGCCCGTGCAGGGCACCTCCGGCACCGAGTACCTGTACATGGGCGACCGTTGGGGCAACTCCTTCGCCCAGAACGTGAACGCCTCCAAGTACGTCTGGCTGCCGCTGGAGTTCCCCACCGACACCACCATGACCATGGACTGGTTCCCGCAGCTCTCCATCGACACCGCCACCGGCAAGGTCGACGGCGTCGGCGGACCGTGGGAGACCCTCGCCGCCCGCCACAGCGGCAAGTGCGTCGACGTACCGAGCAGGTCCGTGGACAACGGGATCCAGCTCACCCAGTACACCTGCAACGGCGGTATGAACCAGGCCTGGTGGTTCAAGGACCTCGGCAGCGGATACGTCCAGCTCATGGCCAAGCACAGCGGCAAGTGCATGGACGTGGCCGACAACTCCACCGCCGACGGCAACAAGATCATCCAGTGGCCCTGCTCCAGCGGCTCCAACCAGCAGTGGCAGCTCCAGGACGCCGGCGACGGCTACGTCCGCCTGGTCTCCCGGCTCAGCGGCAAGTGCCTGGAGGTCAGCGCCGCGTCCACCACCAACGGCGCCAAGCTGGTCCAGTTCACCTGCGGCACCGGCACCCACCAGCAGTTCAAGCGCGGAGCCTGA
- a CDS encoding LacI family DNA-binding transcriptional regulator: MVVGRDVQEADRPQQAQHGLRPVLGRSACCHSADRRRQLEPVAKATRWREFMTKIVAVGPAVEYRRPSEAERGGGGGTVDADASAEQSEQDKKRPKPPRKKRPTILDVAAHAGVSHQTVSRFLRGNGGLKPQTVARIEQAVADLDYRPNLVARSMRTRKSNRITVVLPTMITFVPSQILRGASAEAQAAGYMLDIVGLEGDERARGDRVRALLDSGQADGVLTFTPIGDIEQLGLEHTPTVVVGEYDDQMRSHGITADGEPAAKIIDYLASIGHRRFIHVAGSTDWMSARKRREVYLRTIAERGLENYAVIDGDWSVRSGYDAAQSLSADSGVTAVLAANDDVAMGVIRGFQDRGWRVPQDVSVFGWDNQEFTAYFNPSISTVELDRQAMGRQAMKALLARIRQEAEPELHLDLNSHLVLRESTGPARTSDILR, from the coding sequence ATGGTGGTGGGGCGGGATGTCCAGGAGGCCGACCGCCCGCAGCAGGCCCAGCACGGGCTGCGGCCCGTGCTGGGCCGCAGCGCCTGCTGCCATTCGGCCGACCGCCGCCGGCAGTTGGAACCGGTAGCGAAGGCAACAAGATGGCGAGAGTTCATGACGAAGATAGTCGCGGTGGGCCCGGCAGTAGAGTACCGACGGCCATCAGAGGCGGAGAGAGGCGGCGGGGGCGGAACTGTGGACGCAGACGCGAGTGCGGAGCAATCGGAGCAGGACAAGAAACGGCCGAAGCCCCCGCGTAAGAAACGGCCCACCATCCTCGACGTCGCGGCGCACGCCGGAGTGTCCCATCAGACCGTCTCCCGCTTCCTGCGGGGGAACGGAGGTCTGAAGCCGCAGACGGTGGCGCGCATCGAACAGGCCGTGGCCGACCTGGACTACCGGCCCAACCTGGTGGCGCGGTCGATGCGTACCCGCAAGTCGAACCGCATTACGGTGGTCCTGCCGACCATGATCACCTTCGTGCCCTCGCAGATCCTGCGGGGAGCGTCGGCGGAGGCACAGGCAGCCGGTTACATGCTGGACATCGTCGGCTTGGAAGGCGACGAAAGGGCCCGGGGAGACCGTGTCCGTGCTCTGCTGGACTCCGGTCAGGCGGATGGAGTGCTGACCTTCACGCCCATCGGCGACATCGAACAGCTCGGACTCGAGCACACCCCGACCGTGGTCGTCGGTGAGTACGACGACCAGATGCGGTCCCACGGCATCACGGCGGACGGCGAGCCGGCCGCCAAAATCATCGACTACCTCGCCTCCATAGGCCATCGACGCTTCATCCATGTCGCCGGCAGCACGGACTGGATGTCGGCACGCAAGCGACGCGAGGTCTATCTGCGGACGATCGCGGAGCGCGGCCTGGAGAACTACGCCGTCATCGACGGTGACTGGTCGGTGAGGTCCGGATACGACGCGGCCCAGAGCCTGTCGGCGGATTCCGGCGTCACCGCGGTGCTCGCCGCGAACGACGACGTCGCCATGGGCGTCATACGCGGGTTCCAGGACCGCGGATGGCGGGTCCCGCAGGACGTGAGCGTCTTCGGCTGGGACAACCAGGAGTTCACCGCGTACTTCAATCCCTCCATCTCAACAGTGGAACTCGACCGCCAGGCCATGGGACGCCAGGCCATGAAGGCTTTGCTCGCCCGCATCCGCCAGGAGGCGGAGCCGGAACTCCACCTGGACCTCAACTCACACCTCGTGCTGCGCGAGTCGACGGGCCCGGCAAGGACCTCAGACATCCTCCGGTAG
- a CDS encoding carbohydrate ABC transporter permease encodes MTRLKVEDTPSPAPAPRRRTRVPQVRALIKHAFLITAGLVMVYPLLWMIASSIKPEALIFREPSLLPTETDFGHYADGWNALAHPFGVYLANSAIVVLGALLGNLLSCSMAAYAFARLQFRGRAFLFGMMLLTLMVPIYVLIIPQYVMFSKIEWVNTFLPLIVPSSWPRTPSSSS; translated from the coding sequence ATGACACGCCTGAAGGTCGAAGACACTCCTTCACCTGCTCCCGCTCCACGTCGTCGCACGCGGGTGCCTCAAGTGCGCGCGCTCATCAAGCACGCCTTCCTGATCACCGCCGGCCTGGTGATGGTCTACCCGTTGCTGTGGATGATCGCCAGCTCGATCAAACCCGAGGCCCTGATCTTCCGTGAGCCCTCACTGCTGCCCACGGAGACCGACTTCGGTCACTACGCTGATGGCTGGAACGCGCTGGCCCACCCCTTCGGGGTGTACCTGGCGAACTCGGCGATCGTCGTCCTGGGGGCACTGCTCGGCAACCTGCTCAGCTGCTCCATGGCGGCCTATGCCTTCGCCCGGCTGCAGTTCCGCGGTCGAGCGTTCCTCTTCGGCATGATGCTGCTGACCCTCATGGTGCCGATCTACGTACTCATCATTCCGCAGTACGTGATGTTCTCGAAGATCGAATGGGTCAACACCTTCCTCCCGCTGATCGTCCCAAGTTCCTGGCCACGGACGCCTTCTTCATCTTCTTGA
- a CDS encoding beta-galactosidase, which produces MTLFRRRLPGVVYGGDYNPEQWPREVWQEDVRLMRAAGVRLVSLGVFSWAMLEPADGRFDFSWLDEIMDLLWSNGIHVNLATPNAAPPPWLATDFPETLSVDRQGVRFGIGSRGHFCPSSPVYRDRSRRIATKLAERYGQHPGLAMWHIGNEYHSDCFCETCDDRFREWLRQRYGTLEELNDRWGTAFWSQRYSDWSQVHLPEPVRGWANPSRELDFSRFTSDILLDLVTQERDLLHGITPDVPATTNFFQCRLTDGHRWAEELDVVAFDCYPDPGKPHSLVTAAFQYDLMRSLRGGQPWMLMEQAAGAVSQWRTNQVKQPGRMRLGSYQAVAHGSDAVMFFQWRASRQGQEKFHSAMLPHGGEKTRTWQEVKALGNELRNIDEIATARTSAQVAIVWDWQNWWAVEGCAHPDNTFDYRDTVARHYRALWNSQVVVDVVTLDDDLSPYRVLVIPNQYLMSRQHSAAVRRFVEDGGHLLVSYFSGIVDEDDRIVEGGYPGALREIIGAHVQEFSPLPAEATVPVQAAAGHAALNGFFAIASVWQDDLETETARPLAVYRTGHLAGKAAVAEHALGQGRAVYLGTRLDDDALEALVRHVLDGAGVRPVHAAPRGVEVTERRTETSAYLFLLNHRQDKTTVTLDRSGTDLITGRHMEAGETLVLDAADVAIVRSPRATSQHAEPSPSGN; this is translated from the coding sequence ATGACTCTTTTTCGCCGTCGACTGCCTGGAGTCGTCTACGGCGGGGACTACAACCCGGAGCAGTGGCCGAGGGAGGTGTGGCAGGAGGATGTCCGGCTCATGCGAGCCGCAGGCGTGCGGCTCGTGAGCCTGGGCGTCTTCTCCTGGGCCATGCTGGAGCCGGCCGACGGCCGGTTCGACTTCTCATGGCTCGACGAGATCATGGACCTGCTGTGGTCCAACGGCATCCATGTCAACCTCGCGACGCCGAACGCCGCACCACCCCCGTGGCTCGCCACGGACTTTCCCGAAACGCTGTCGGTGGACCGGCAGGGAGTGCGATTCGGTATCGGCAGCCGAGGACACTTCTGCCCCTCCTCCCCGGTCTACCGCGACCGCAGCCGGCGTATCGCCACCAAGCTGGCCGAGCGGTACGGGCAGCATCCCGGCCTGGCCATGTGGCACATCGGCAACGAGTACCACTCCGACTGTTTCTGCGAAACGTGCGACGACCGCTTCCGCGAGTGGCTGAGGCAGCGGTACGGCACGCTGGAGGAACTCAATGACCGGTGGGGCACGGCGTTCTGGAGCCAGCGCTACAGCGACTGGTCCCAGGTGCACCTGCCCGAGCCTGTGCGCGGCTGGGCCAACCCCTCCCGCGAGCTGGACTTCTCCCGCTTCACCTCCGACATCCTGCTGGACCTGGTCACGCAGGAGCGCGACCTGCTCCACGGGATCACCCCGGATGTGCCGGCGACCACCAACTTCTTCCAGTGCCGGCTGACCGACGGCCACAGGTGGGCCGAGGAGCTCGACGTCGTCGCCTTCGACTGCTACCCCGACCCCGGCAAGCCCCACTCGCTCGTCACCGCCGCCTTCCAGTACGACCTCATGCGCTCCCTGCGTGGCGGGCAGCCCTGGATGCTGATGGAACAGGCGGCCGGCGCGGTCAGCCAGTGGAGGACCAACCAGGTCAAACAGCCGGGTCGGATGCGCCTGGGCTCCTACCAGGCCGTCGCGCACGGCTCCGACGCGGTGATGTTCTTCCAGTGGCGCGCCTCACGCCAGGGGCAGGAGAAGTTCCACTCGGCGATGCTCCCGCACGGTGGTGAGAAGACCCGGACGTGGCAGGAGGTCAAGGCGCTCGGCAACGAGCTGCGGAACATCGACGAGATCGCCACGGCGCGAACCAGCGCCCAGGTCGCGATCGTGTGGGACTGGCAGAACTGGTGGGCCGTGGAGGGATGCGCCCACCCGGACAACACCTTCGACTACCGGGACACCGTGGCCCGGCACTACCGCGCCCTGTGGAACAGTCAGGTCGTCGTCGACGTCGTCACCCTCGACGACGACCTGTCGCCCTACCGCGTCCTGGTCATCCCCAACCAGTATCTGATGTCACGTCAGCACAGCGCGGCCGTACGCAGGTTCGTCGAGGACGGCGGCCATCTCCTCGTCTCGTACTTCTCCGGGATCGTCGACGAGGACGACCGGATCGTCGAAGGCGGATATCCCGGTGCCCTGCGCGAGATCATCGGCGCGCACGTCCAGGAATTCTCCCCGCTGCCCGCCGAGGCCACCGTGCCGGTCCAGGCGGCAGCCGGCCACGCCGCGCTGAACGGCTTCTTCGCGATCGCCTCCGTGTGGCAGGACGACCTCGAAACGGAGACCGCCCGCCCGCTCGCCGTCTACCGCACAGGCCATCTCGCCGGCAAAGCCGCGGTGGCCGAGCACGCACTCGGCCAGGGCCGTGCCGTGTACCTCGGCACGCGTCTGGACGACGACGCCCTCGAGGCACTGGTGCGGCACGTGCTGGACGGTGCCGGAGTGCGACCTGTGCACGCCGCACCGCGCGGCGTCGAGGTCACCGAGCGACGGACGGAAACCAGCGCGTACTTGTTCCTGCTGAACCACCGGCAGGACAAGACGACCGTCACCCTCGACCGCTCCGGCACCGACCTGATCACCGGACGCCACATGGAGGCGGGGGAGACGCTCGTCCTCGACGCGGCGGACGTCGCCATCGTGCGCAGTCCCCGGGCCACGTCACAGCACGCCGAGCCGTCGCCGAGCGGCAACTGA
- a CDS encoding carbohydrate ABC transporter permease — protein MTVLRRPVSQAARKEERAAWVFLLPWFIGMAGVTLGPMIASLYFSMTDYNLLSSPEWVGLENYSRMLDDPRLRKSLSVTFVYVAVSVPLLLAVALALAMVLNRGIKGLAFYRSVYYLPSLLGASVAVGILWRQVFGTDGLVNKFLGLFGIDGPGWISNPETALYSIIVLHVWTFGSSMVIFLAGLRQIPEQYYEAAALDGAGRWHQFWHVTVPLLTPIIFFNLVLQVINSFQSFTQAFVVSGGTGGPSDSTLFYSLYLYQEGFGRLHMGYASAMAWLLVVIVGLLTAINFYFSKRWVFYGDGK, from the coding sequence ATGACTGTGCTCCGCAGACCTGTGAGCCAGGCGGCCAGAAAAGAAGAACGTGCCGCCTGGGTCTTCCTTCTGCCGTGGTTCATCGGCATGGCCGGCGTCACGCTCGGCCCGATGATCGCCTCGCTGTACTTCTCGATGACGGACTACAACCTGCTCAGCTCTCCGGAGTGGGTGGGTCTGGAGAACTACAGCCGCATGCTGGACGACCCCCGGTTGCGCAAATCCCTGAGCGTGACCTTCGTCTACGTCGCCGTCAGCGTGCCGTTGCTGCTGGCCGTCGCACTCGCCCTGGCGATGGTCCTCAACCGGGGCATCAAGGGGCTGGCGTTCTACCGGTCCGTCTACTACCTGCCGTCGCTGCTCGGTGCCTCGGTCGCGGTGGGCATCCTGTGGCGACAGGTCTTCGGCACCGATGGTCTGGTGAACAAGTTCCTCGGACTGTTCGGGATCGACGGGCCCGGCTGGATCTCCAACCCCGAGACCGCGCTGTACAGCATCATCGTCCTGCACGTGTGGACCTTCGGCTCCTCGATGGTGATCTTCTTGGCCGGTCTGCGGCAGATCCCCGAGCAGTACTACGAGGCAGCCGCCCTCGACGGCGCCGGCCGCTGGCACCAGTTCTGGCACGTCACCGTGCCCCTGCTCACTCCGATCATCTTCTTCAACCTCGTTCTGCAGGTCATCAACTCCTTCCAGTCGTTCACCCAGGCCTTCGTCGTCAGCGGGGGGACGGGAGGTCCCTCGGACTCGACCCTCTTCTACTCGCTGTACCTGTACCAGGAGGGCTTCGGCCGGCTCCACATGGGATACGCCTCGGCCATGGCGTGGCTCCTCGTGGTGATCGTCGGCCTCCTGACCGCAATCAACTTCTACTTCAGCAAGAGATGGGTGTTCTACGGTGACGGTAAGTGA
- a CDS encoding ABC transporter substrate-binding protein, whose product MNNPSRLTRRTRLRAAGVTCSVFALVLSAGCAGDSSSGSNGKTVIRFNWWGSDVRHEQTKQMIALFEKEHPNIDVEPQYSNWDDYWNKLSTSAAAGDMPDVLQITDPFMYSYIDNGQLMDLKKVKETLNTDKLPPNSMAATTVKDGLYGVPAGDSAFGVAVDPAAFKKAGVPIPDDTKWSWDDYVKTATAIAKSKSKLVGSVLPLYPNMVGPWLRQHGEDWWTEDGSEIGFTEKNMAGYWEWVLKLRDSGGTTSPEAAVEALASGAGIEQNLVAQHKAAMTEMSVTQLGALETASGRETKLLLFPGEDGAAQVGAYTKPGVFYGASARTEHPKEAAQLLDFLVNSPEAAKIGKFDRGVPVNPDVLKAITPELSPAEKRIADYLSRANALKPTPVHKANPKAGPAVPEIFQRLNEDVLFDRLSPKAAAKKLISEIKSQL is encoded by the coding sequence ATGAACAACCCTTCCCGCCTGACCAGACGCACCCGACTGCGTGCCGCAGGGGTGACCTGTTCGGTCTTCGCCCTTGTTCTGTCCGCGGGCTGCGCCGGAGACTCCTCCTCCGGGAGCAACGGTAAGACCGTCATCCGGTTCAACTGGTGGGGGTCGGACGTCCGGCACGAGCAGACCAAGCAGATGATCGCGCTGTTCGAGAAGGAGCACCCGAACATCGACGTCGAGCCCCAGTACTCCAACTGGGACGACTACTGGAACAAGCTGTCGACCAGCGCCGCCGCCGGTGACATGCCCGACGTCCTGCAGATCACCGACCCGTTCATGTACTCCTACATCGACAACGGGCAGCTGATGGACCTGAAGAAGGTCAAGGAGACGCTGAACACCGACAAGCTGCCCCCGAACTCGATGGCGGCGACGACCGTGAAGGACGGCCTCTACGGCGTCCCGGCCGGCGACAGCGCGTTCGGCGTCGCCGTGGATCCCGCGGCGTTCAAGAAGGCCGGTGTGCCCATTCCGGACGACACCAAGTGGTCGTGGGACGACTACGTGAAGACCGCCACCGCCATCGCCAAGTCGAAGTCGAAACTGGTCGGCAGTGTGCTGCCTCTCTACCCCAACATGGTGGGCCCCTGGCTGCGGCAGCACGGTGAGGACTGGTGGACCGAGGACGGCAGCGAGATCGGTTTCACCGAGAAGAACATGGCCGGCTACTGGGAATGGGTCCTCAAGCTGCGTGACAGCGGTGGCACGACCAGCCCGGAGGCCGCGGTCGAGGCTCTGGCGTCGGGTGCCGGTATCGAGCAGAACCTGGTCGCCCAGCACAAGGCGGCCATGACCGAGATGTCCGTCACCCAGCTCGGCGCGCTCGAGACCGCCAGCGGGCGCGAGACCAAGCTGCTCCTCTTCCCCGGTGAGGACGGGGCCGCCCAGGTCGGCGCCTACACCAAGCCCGGTGTCTTCTACGGCGCCTCCGCGCGGACCGAGCACCCCAAGGAGGCCGCTCAACTGCTCGACTTCCTGGTCAACTCCCCCGAGGCGGCCAAGATCGGGAAGTTCGACCGAGGTGTTCCCGTCAACCCCGACGTGCTCAAGGCGATAACGCCCGAGCTGTCTCCTGCGGAGAAGCGGATCGCCGACTACCTGAGCCGTGCCAACGCCCTGAAGCCGACCCCGGTGCACAAGGCCAACCCGAAGGCCGGTCCTGCGGTCCCCGAGATCTTCCAGCGTCTCAACGAGGACGTGCTGTTCGACCGTCTGTCACCGAAGGCGGCAGCCAAGAAGCTCATCTCCGAAATCAAGTCCCAGCTCTGA